In the Terriglobales bacterium genome, one interval contains:
- a CDS encoding bifunctional homocysteine S-methyltransferase/methylenetetrahydrofolate reductase has product MSHPFLRRLEQRPILCDGAMGTLLYAKGVFINRCYDELNESQPQLIRGIHREYAEAGAEVIETNTFGANAFRLARHGLAGQVRELNRAGARIAREAIPKNRQVFLAGSVGPLGVRIEPLGKTGREEARAAFHEQIAALSEGGVDLLMLETFGYLEELHQAILAAREADASLPIVAHVTIDDDGNCLDGSSPETFGAKLAEWNADVVGINCSVGPVAMLEAIERVRAVTDKPLAAQPNAGIPRAVEGRNIYLCSPEYMASYARKFVAAGVKLVGGCCGTTPEHTRAMRSALTASGAKEGGKRFQVVTESREPAQALEPQPLAKRSRLGARLAAGEFVTMIEIVPPKGMDAAKELEGARLVRQVGVDAVNIPDSPRASARMSAQALSFLIQQQVGIEPILHYTCRDRNVLSMQSDLLGAHALGIRNLICITGDPPKLGNYPDATAVFDVDAIGLVNLVANLNQGLDLGGNPIGQATAFAVGVGANPGLPNMDEEVRRFEYKVEAGADYAVTQPVFDVAMLESFLKRVEHHKIPVLAGIWPLVSVRNAEFMKNELRVSVPDAIVERMARCKDAEAAREEGIAIAREMLTRIRGVVQGAQISAPLGRYRAAVDVLEALGTTRRASV; this is encoded by the coding sequence ATGAGCCACCCCTTCCTTCGGCGACTGGAGCAGCGCCCCATCCTGTGCGATGGCGCGATGGGCACGCTGCTGTACGCCAAAGGGGTGTTCATCAACCGCTGCTACGACGAGCTGAACGAATCGCAGCCGCAGCTGATCCGCGGGATCCACCGGGAATACGCAGAAGCGGGCGCCGAGGTGATCGAGACCAATACCTTCGGGGCGAACGCGTTCCGGCTGGCGCGGCACGGCCTCGCGGGCCAGGTACGCGAACTCAACAGAGCCGGGGCGCGGATCGCGCGGGAGGCTATCCCGAAGAACCGCCAGGTGTTCCTCGCGGGCTCGGTGGGGCCGCTGGGGGTGCGCATCGAGCCGCTGGGCAAGACGGGGCGCGAGGAAGCGCGCGCGGCCTTCCACGAGCAGATCGCGGCGCTGAGCGAGGGAGGCGTCGACCTGCTCATGCTCGAGACGTTCGGGTACCTGGAAGAATTGCACCAAGCGATCCTCGCCGCGCGTGAAGCGGACGCCTCCCTGCCGATCGTGGCGCACGTGACCATCGACGACGACGGCAACTGCCTCGACGGTTCCAGCCCCGAGACCTTCGGCGCGAAGCTGGCGGAATGGAATGCGGACGTGGTGGGGATCAACTGCAGCGTCGGGCCGGTGGCGATGCTGGAGGCGATCGAGCGGGTTCGCGCGGTCACCGACAAGCCGCTGGCCGCGCAGCCGAACGCCGGGATCCCGCGCGCGGTCGAAGGGCGCAACATCTACCTGTGCTCGCCGGAGTACATGGCGAGCTACGCGCGCAAGTTCGTGGCGGCGGGGGTGAAGCTGGTCGGCGGGTGCTGTGGCACCACGCCGGAGCACACGCGCGCGATGCGGTCGGCGCTGACGGCTTCCGGCGCGAAGGAGGGCGGCAAGCGCTTCCAGGTGGTGACCGAGTCGCGTGAACCGGCGCAGGCGCTCGAGCCGCAACCGCTGGCGAAGCGTTCGCGGCTCGGGGCGCGGCTGGCGGCGGGCGAGTTCGTCACGATGATCGAGATCGTGCCGCCCAAGGGCATGGACGCGGCCAAGGAACTGGAGGGCGCGCGGCTGGTGCGGCAAGTGGGAGTGGACGCGGTGAACATCCCCGACAGCCCCCGGGCATCGGCGCGCATGAGCGCGCAGGCGCTCTCGTTCCTGATCCAGCAGCAGGTCGGCATCGAGCCCATCCTGCACTACACCTGCCGGGACCGGAACGTGCTCTCGATGCAGAGCGACCTGCTGGGGGCTCACGCGCTGGGGATCCGGAACCTGATCTGCATCACCGGCGATCCGCCGAAGCTCGGCAATTACCCGGACGCGACCGCGGTATTCGACGTGGACGCCATCGGGCTGGTGAACCTGGTCGCGAACCTGAATCAGGGGCTCGACCTGGGCGGCAATCCCATCGGGCAGGCGACGGCGTTCGCGGTGGGCGTGGGGGCGAATCCCGGACTGCCCAACATGGACGAAGAGGTGCGACGCTTCGAATACAAGGTGGAGGCGGGAGCGGATTACGCGGTGACGCAACCGGTGTTCGACGTGGCGATGCTGGAGTCGTTCCTGAAGCGAGTGGAGCACCACAAGATCCCGGTGCTGGCCGGCATCTGGCCGCTGGTGAGCGTGCGGAACGCGGAGTTCATGAAGAATGAGCTGCGCGTCTCGGTGCCGGACGCGATCGTGGAGCGCATGGCGCGCTGCAAGGACGCGGAAGCGGCGCGGGAGGAGGGCATCGCGATCGCGCGCGAGATGCTGACGCGGATCCGCGGGGTGGTACAGGGCGCGCAGATCTCGGCGCCGCTCGGGCGTTACCGCGCCGCCGTCGACGTGCTGGAAGCGCTGGGGACGACCCGCCGGGCGTCCGTCTAA